The nucleotide window TTGCAATGTGGTTACCACACAACTAGCTGGTTTTCTGCTACCATGcagaaatatataatatttctgTGTTATATCTCTTgtatattacatataaaattttatagTACCTGAGTCTTGAAGtccagggtttttttattttaaaagattagCTAGTTTCCTGGTAACACTTCAAATTAAATTAGTTGTTATTTAACTTTGAATTTTTGTCCATCGACAGTTGTGAATCAAAAAGCCAGACCTCTTCTCGTAACAGTCCCACGTCACTTCATGTAAGTGCTGCATGGCTCAGTGACTGGGAGTTGTTTAAGGGAATGTGGTAGAGATCCTCACAAAGGCAGTGTTTCAGCTGTGCAGCTTGACTGCCAAGCACCACTTGAAAGAGCCATTCTGTTTAAGAGAGCAGTGTGGGAGGTTTGAAATACTCAAATGGGATTTGGCTGTAGGATTAGAGACTGTGAATTCAAAGATGACCAGCTGGTTCTAGTGCCTCGCAATGGGACTCTTGTAGAGAGAAGAGACTAGGTATTTCTATAATGAGCTGAAGGGATGGAAAAACATGGGATGGATAAAGCCTTCAtacaagaaaggaaagaaaaatgtagttTTGTGGGTTAGAGCAGAGTGACATGTACAACAGCACTGTTTCATCTTTCTTTTAGAAATAACTATTTCAGATTAGTGTATATAATAGGGTGACACTTAGCCAtactttgttctttttcttagGGAAGTAGAGTGATTGTTATGGATGGGATTGGGgtaaaaaacccacacaaaagaACCCCCCACCAAACAAAAGCCCACACAAACAAGCCCCACAGGTCACCTTGTTTGAGGTGacagaaaaaggcatttttacCTTTTTGAGGTGTAAAGGATGCTTTTATCTGGAATGCTCTTTCAGAATGTTGAAGTAGGGAGTATCAATTACTACCTGCATCTAGATTCTTCTTCATTACTACCATCTAGATTCACAAGAAACTATTTCAGCCATTACTTGGCATGTGCGTTTAGCTCACCTCTCCAGTTTTCTTCCTAATTTTGTTTCTAAAGTGTTGACTTCTCTTAGTTTTTCGTAGAAATAGAGAAATTACTCAAGTGTTACTTACAGATTTCTTATGAAAAATGTCTCCTTCatgatttttaaacaaacagGTCATTTGGTTCATTTGTCAGTTAACTTGCTAATTGAAAAAATGAGAAGAGCAGTAGGAGAGCAAATGCAAACTCTTTAATGCTTTGCTCCAGACAAAGGGAAGTCCCAGTATATTTATACAGTTTTGAGTTTGAtactccttttttcccctatgaAATCTTAACGTAAATTCATTTTCCCAATATCGTAGATCACGTTTTGTGTTGTCCTTGTTGAGCACCTAgccaaaagacaaaatatttcgGGAAGATAACTGTGCATCTGAGAATGACTGGACTCATGTTAATATCCACTGCTTTCTGTGAAAGTATTGGCTGTCTTGCAGTACTGAGCATTGAAGGCACAAGACAAATTGGGAGACTTATTTTTGTCACTGCAGAAACCAGGAAATGTATTATTTTAGTTTCACAATGGAATTTTGTAAGTTGTCTCTCATAAGAAGCAGAAACAGACTGAACAGATGAAGAACAGTGGAATTTATTTTATCTCATGGCTATATTTTACTGTTGCTGAAGAATAGGTTTTCTGGAATACATTGATTTTAAATCCTTTTGTGTTCAGACTTTGACAAGGTTTATGTAGGTGTCAGTCTATGTGGAAAATTTAATaactgaattaattaaaaattaaagaactgaattaataaattattaaaaaataactaaaGATTTATAAAATTATTGAGCTAAAATTAGAATCACCATGGCAAGGAGTAGCATTTAACAGCAGGTCTGAAGTGAGTTCTATAAAAATGTGATCAACATTTCATTTACATACTCTCTTGCTGTTATTTCAGTACTTGCAGTTAGTTGGTTGTGTTAGGAGAGGAACTCTAAAAGAGCAGTTCTAGAGCAGCTGTATGATTTTGGAATCCTccttttttacttaaaaaagaTAGAAGATGTTCCGCAGAAGTCTTGCTAGACATCCTGCTGTATGGGTTTTATAGCCTTTTCCAGGAAGGTACGCTTCCTGCTCCTCTCAGTAATGTGGTTAGTATAAACGAGATGTAATACCTCTTGGCATTAAAACTTGCTTGAAGCAAGAATGCAGAGTGTGTACAATGCTGACATGGGTTTTTTCCAGTCATGTTAATTCTAGCTATCTAataactgctgtcagacattgAACTGCATTACAAAGAAAGACATTTGGGAGTAAGTAGTAAAGCAAACCAAACATAATACTGGAAGTttgagaagaagaagaaaaaaaaccccacatgtGGTAATAATTGCAAAGGAGAAAATTACCAACTCAGATAACTGCTTCTGCGTGCACTGTTGGTTTTCATCCAGCTTGAAGCAAGTTACTGAGTTGTTTGTCTTAATGGGAggttaaaaatagaaaagagcTGTTGATTGAGATTGCAGAAATGTGCACTAACTAAGCCAAAGAGGAATGCTTTCTAGTTCTagtgtttatttgttttcacttcTAGAGTGGTGAGTCCAGGATTATCTCTCATTTTCATTATACTACATGGCCAGACTTCGGAGTTCCTGAATCCCCAGCTTCATTCCTGAACTTCCTCTTTAAAGTCAGAGAATCTGGTTCACTGAGTCCCGAACACGGACCTGCAGTAGTTCACTGCAGTGCGGGAATAGGACGTTCCGGCACGTTTTCATTAGTAGATACTTGTCTTGTTCTGGTAAGtgtttgtattttctctgtcaCCCCTTCCCTTGTCCTGACACCCTGCCAACCTTCCCAATATGGGCTTTTTGGTCAGAAGGCTTTACAAACATTGAAATTTGTAAAACTTGAATGTTTGAACATTGAAGTAATGACATTCCAGTGGAAACTTAAATTAAGACatcatgcttttttttcccttcacataTTTTGATGGCAAAAACACAGCTCTTGAAATACATTTACAAATTCCTCTTGAAGTACCCCAGGACAATTACATATTCTCAAAGCTTCCTGGAAAGTAAATTGTAaacattcttttccttttatgtaAGATGTGCTTAGAAAAGGTTGTGGATTGGTTGTTTTTTCCATATGAAAAAAGCTTGTGACTATATATTGAGATGATtgaatctgtattttttttctccagagccCTTTTCTTAAGCATGCAGAAAATTGTTATCTGAACTAGGATGAGAACTCAGGCATGCCCCTAATTCTTCTGCAGTGTGTATTGGAGGGTGGTGCAGAATTTCTCCTGCTGTGCAGCCCTCTGGGTAGTAGGCTTGGCAGCCAGTTTCAGTGCCACGTGAATGTATAGATTGTTTGCTTATAGTGAACTGCATCATCTGTAATTGCTCATGACATGAGTGTACCTTGAATGTTAAATAATACTTTAAAtaaatcaacattttttttgGACTTGAAAGTCCAGGCACAGAGTTTTCTCTTTGTGCTTGGTAGTAGTAAAAAGGACAGCACAGGTTTAACTGAAGAAGAATTTCAATTGAATTACAAGAGACACATGTTCTGGTTTGGTTAGATCctcttaacttttttttttaaaacttatttttctttgtttggttgggttttttttttgtttgttttaggcATTTTGAAAAGCATAGGGGTATATTTTGATGCAAATGTCCTTCAGAAACACCCTGTGAATGTCATGTGGGGACAAGCATGTGCATTGCTTGGGTTCAGGGTTCTctttaaataaggaaaattcTGCTATAGACTGAATTGCTGTTCTATTCAGAAGCAGTAGGAAATATTACTGTACAGCTCTGATTCTTATAGTCCTATTTCAAAGTCCAAATACAAGCCTAAATAAAATTGAGCATATCTATATATCTTAATTTTAGGAGTTAATATTAAAGGGTactaatttatttgtttaataCATAATCCTTGATTTGTTTGTAGTAAGTTTTCATTAGAtggtttgcatttttctttcaaaaacaaattagaaataatttgATATGTTAATCTTCCATGTAACTAATAGAAGCAAAAtatggagaaattaatttttagattGAATTTTATTACTGATTTTTACTTGTAATTATTTTGTATATACTGTTAACACTTTCAATGTAACTTGCTTTACAGATGGAGAAAAAAGACCCATTTTCTGTAGATATTAAGAAGGTTTTACTGGATATGAGAAAATATCGAATGGGACTTATTCAGACTCCTGATCAACTAAGATTTTCATATATGGCTGTAATAGAAGGAGCAAAATTTATAATGGGGGATTCAACTATACAGGTAAATATTCTGCTCCATGTATTTGAACAGCAGATTGCAACAGTAGTAAAACATAAGCTccagattattttaaaacatgtaaTTTTGTGGGATTTAAATAATTAGCCTTTTTCAGTAGATGCCTAAGACGTATCAAAGGGTATCTCTTCAGTGCCTTCTATCAAACTAAACTTTTAACCATGTGTATATGTCCCCTCTtagtaaaaatatgaaaatgctTTGTCTGtccaaatgtttaaaaagaaaaaaaaaggttgttgATGTTTTCAATACTAAAACGAGAAAGTAATGTCCAGGATCACTTTGAAGATAGCAAGGATATTTTTTAGACTTTCTTGATCTTTGCTATTTTTCTAGCAGGTAAGTTGCCTGATGCTACAGATAATATTTATTAGTAAAGTTGCTTTGTTTCTTCATAGCCTTTAAAATTTGTGTTACAGTTAGTACGATTTAGCCAAATTTGGGTGCAAAGAAATTACCAAATCTCACTGTTTTATTAGTGTGGCTTGCAGACACTTAACAGCTTTGTTAAGTAGCTGGGCCTAGGTGGGAGGGAGAACTGGGAAAAAAGGctttgaaaaacatttaattctgctttcatATACTAGGgctcttttattttgttgatttCTTGAAATTACAAATAGAGCAGATAAGCTAAAAtgcatttcctttctttgtgGTATTGCTAGTGGTCTGATTCTTCCCTTAAGAAATGTGTTCTCCTTGTTTTTAGAAACGCTGGAAGGAGCTCTCTAAGGAGGACCAAGCGCCAAGTTCAGAGCAGTCTCCTCCACACCCAACCAAAATAACCACAGAGAAGTACAATGGGAACAGCATAGGCCTGGAGAACAATGATCAGATggagaaaataaacactgaCCTGTCCACTAAGGTTCAAGATATCACAGATGGGAACATTGAAAAGTAGGCAAGataaagaaactttaaaaaggCAGATAGACTCTCTCAAAAGACTTAATTATTAGGCTGCTTTTCTTACTGTAAAAACATTCAAGATCGTTCTGCAGTAGCAAGGGAGAACAGGTGGTATTTGACAGTCTTATTTAATGATTTAGTGAAACTACCACCTCAATGATTCCTTGTGATTTGGTTTTACTGTTCAGaagtcaagagaaaaaaagcaagtgtCTCTAACTGAAGCAGCTAGATCTCACACTTTTCTTAACAGATTGTCAGTGAACTCCACTGTGAAGTGTGAATGAGGTCCTAAAGTTGTCCAGCATAATTTcatactgatttttaaatacaatgctaacttttgtttcaaaaattaCATGGTTCCTCAGAAACACAAAGGTTTTATCACATACCACTTTCTGTGTCATGGTTGAAATTGTATTATTGGAGCCATGTATTACCCTCTGTTCGTGTTAAATCTACCTGCTGTGAGTAGTTTCCTGTGGTTTAGCTGTGAAATTGCCTTTCTTTTAGGAGAAATGATGCCTCAGCTAGGAGGCACAGTGTCATTTGGACCTTCCCATATGTGGATTGCCAAATGTTGATCCATAGCCAGAGATCCAGAAACTGGGTCAGGGCTGTGCCAAGCTGAGCCATGTGGTGCACAGGAGGCAGGATGTGTCCCAAACGGCTGCAGCCCGAGATGAGACACAGCAGTTCAATGTAGATAGGCTGGAATTGCAAAATAACTGCTGGCTCACCAAATGCCCCAGTGAGTTTCTTTCTGTGTCTTCATGTGTGCTTTGAGAGAGAATGACAGCAATTCTGTAGTTGTTTGAAGGAGCCCTTCACTAGAAGGAGTGAGGCTATGGGTGTATGTGTTAGAAGTCAATCTAAGTTGGTTTTTGTGTCAGAGTTATGCTGTCTTAGAGATTTCGAGGGCACTTTTGGAGACCTGAATTACAAAGTTGTCCTGCTAGTGTGACACACAGAACTTGGCCTTATTGTGTGTCCTTTATCAAGATCTGGTTTGCATCTTGAGATGACTACTATTAAACTTACATGCAGTCCTGAGTAGGGGTTAGGGGCTGGAGTCAGTGTATCATTGAGGCTGCTGTGAACTCTGCATTGGAGGTGCCCGTGTAAATACAGTGGCGCTTGCATGTGGCACCTGGCACTACATATAAAGGCAGCCTCCGCACAAAACATCTCAGCCACTAAATGGGGCACAGACAGGGGTGAAAGACTCGGCTCAGATAATTAACTAATTCTGTTCTCTCTCAAACTCATAGATGAAGTACCGTGTACATCTTTACATCTGTCATTTACTTCTTTGTGGGGCTTCACTATCTGAAACTCTACATCAAGGTGGTTTAAACATAATAAAAGATTGTTTGGTTTGAATTTTATATACTGCTGCCATATGCTGCTGGTGGGTTAACTATTGGGAGTGTTGGAAAGAggtttgttttaatattatagtagccttttttccttttcttcagtgTAAGattcacctttttttctttttaagttctGTCCGAAAACGACTGCGGGAGGATAGAAgagcaaacacagcacagaagctgcagcagaTGAAGCAGAAGCTAAAtgagactgaaagaaaaagaaaaaggtggtTATACTGGAAACCTATTCTCACTAAGATTGGGTTTGGTGCACTGATTTTAGTTGCTTTTTTTTGCTGGAAAATGTATTCTCAAGAACATTCCTTGTAAGTGAACAGTAAGTGTGACTGCTCCAATAGCTGATTTTGCTGGAAGGTAATGAGTAGGGGTGTGACTTTAAGCATAAACTCCTTATTCCTGGAATGGGTACAGACTGTTACATACAATAGAGAAGTGATGTAAACTTGATCTCATGTCGACATCTCAGGACTTTCCGCTGCAGGTACTTAGAAAAATGAACTGCTGCCCCCCACAGAATTGATGGATTTTGTTTAATATGAGCAGGTCCAAAGTTGCTGCAATTGTTTATACACTTTTTAGCATGGTGTTCTACCAGATCTTGAACAAATGCTGAACCATGGAGGTTTAGCTACTGAAGGCTGTCTGGATTTAAATTTACATGCCTGACATAAGCAATAAACAGTGTTGTATCATTTACATTATTAATGCAAAGAAGTTATACTTAAATTGTAATGTGTAATGTACTAGTGACATGAACATaaacattttatattcttatgaCCTaggataaatatattttataattgcATATTTAATCTTTTTGTAGTTCACTGTACTTTTAAAAGATCAGTTTGTACAAATTTCTGACcaaaagaatttaattttgaaactaAATGTAATTATAATTTGTGCATGAAAAGAATAGTGCAGCCATTCCCCATATTCGACTCTCCAGTTTGAAATGAGCAGCTAGGGGTCTGATGAAGCACTTGCCAATTTCTACTATGTTAATTTGcattccttatttattttttgtagttttcattatttaagacgtggaattttttttaaggttttgaGAACTTAGCCCCCACTGAAAGTCATACTGTTGATTAATGTATTCAGACTTCAGCTACTGTTTGAAGGCCAACATTGTTCAAGTTCTGACATTCCATTAAATGTAAAACATATTTTGTGTGTCTACAGATTTTAATTGctagaaagaataaaattaatcagTAATAGTTGTAGAAAGCACATCAAAGGAAACGGTAGTTGAACTTCCAAGGGTGGCTCTAATAGAAAAGAAATGTTGGTAGTGTTCTGCCATACCCAGTGTTTTCAGCTGTATGAGCCACTTTGGTAGCTTCACAAAGTCTAGAGCTGCTTTTCAGGTTCCCCAGCACTGTATTAGACATGCTAGTAAAACACATAAAGACTAATATTTTGGGAGTATCTATGCTAAAGCCCCTTTAAAATGGAGCACTCCCTTTCCATTACTTGAATAGTTACACTTTCTACATAGTAATTCAACACAAACCACTTTCTGCCCTTTAAATTACCTTTGAATACAGAGATGTATAGCTGAATGTAGCTTGTTGTTCAAGCTAGGATCTAGTAGTTTGTAGGATTGGATTGTACtttgaaatgggaattttatttattcaagcATTGCCTTGTTGGGTAACTTCAAAGAAGTTATGTTTTCTCCTTCCGTTTTCTAAGCTTGGTTGTTTTCTGTTGGGCGTGGGGTCTAAGGGGTTTTCTTCCactcccctcccccattttgTAAAGCACTTCTTGGATTTACTGCTGAAAAATACTCAAAGAGCTGGATGATTATTTGCTCCTTATTCAAAAGAATTTACTTCAAAGTTTTCCAGTATGTCCAAGCTTGGTAGTAACATACAAGGCATGGGGCCCAATTACTCTGACATTTACTACACGAAGCTAAGTGCAGTTTACTCTTTAAAATTCTCATTTCGCAATAGCTAATACTATTCTGGACTACGGTCTTTGTATAGTAAACAAACGGTGAAGGGTCCAGATGAGGAAAACAAGTGTAGTTTCATGGAGTACTGGATTTGGGAAGTTGTATGTCAGTAGAATAAGACAGTTTGCTCCATGGCATTGCTGACCAACTGTGCAGCTTGAATAGCAAAATGactgctgggacacagcacaggcaggcagctcATTTATTTTAAGACATTTCACAATTTTTACAACCACAGTAACTTTTAGCCAGCAAGAAGACTgtcagaagatttttttttttcctcctttaaatTGAGGATAGGTTTTTCAGTATCAGCTGTAATTGCTAGTAGGTGTAAATGTATGTGCCTTATAAAGATATTTTGGTTATGGAAAAATACATGGAATgtaatttaaatgcttttgtaACAGAAATATTCCAGATTTTATTCTAGATACTTAAAAGCAGCTAAGGAAAAAGTGCAGGCGAAACTTGGACTGATACCACACTGTTATTTATTGCCCTTCTTTTGGCATGAGGACGATTTCCTGGGCTGCCAGTATCCTACAGGCACTGAGC belongs to Taeniopygia guttata chromosome 2, bTaeGut7.mat, whole genome shotgun sequence and includes:
- the PTPN2 gene encoding tyrosine-protein phosphatase non-receptor type 2 isoform X2; this encodes MSAAIEQEFQEIDATNDWQARYLEIRHKSSDYPHRVAKYPENRNRNRYRDVSPYDHSRVKLQNTENDYINASLVVIEEAQRYYILTQGPLPNTCCHFWLMVWQQQTKAVVMLNRIVEKESVKCAQYWPTKEEEVMTFSETGFRVRLVSEDIKSYYTVHLLQLENINSGESRIISHFHYTTWPDFGVPESPASFLNFLFKVRESGSLSPEHGPAVVHCSAGIGRSGTFSLVDTCLVLMEKKDPFSVDIKKVLLDMRKYRMGLIQTPDQLRFSYMAVIEGAKFIMGDSTIQKRWKELSKEDQAPSSEQSPPHPTKITTEKYNGNSIGLENNDQMEKINTDLSTKVQDITDGNIENSVRKRLREDRRANTAQKLQQMKQKLNETERKRKRPRLTDT
- the PTPN2 gene encoding tyrosine-protein phosphatase non-receptor type 2 isoform X1, which codes for MSAAIEQEFQEIDATNDWQARYLEIRHKSSDYPHRVAKYPENRNRNRYRDVSPYDHSRVKLQNTENDYINASLVVIEEAQRYYILTQGPLPNTCCHFWLMVWQQQTKAVVMLNRIVEKESVKCAQYWPTKEEEVMTFSETGFRVRLVSEDIKSYYTVHLLQLENINSGESRIISHFHYTTWPDFGVPESPASFLNFLFKVRESGSLSPEHGPAVVHCSAGIGRSGTFSLVDTCLVLMEKKDPFSVDIKKVLLDMRKYRMGLIQTPDQLRFSYMAVIEGAKFIMGDSTIQKRWKELSKEDQAPSSEQSPPHPTKITTEKYNGNSIGLENNDQMEKINTDLSTKVQDITDGNIENSVRKRLREDRRANTAQKLQQMKQKLNETERKRKRWLYWKPILTKIGFGALILVAFFCWKMYSQEHSL